A stretch of DNA from Bactrocera neohumeralis isolate Rockhampton chromosome 6, APGP_CSIRO_Bneo_wtdbg2-racon-allhic-juicebox.fasta_v2, whole genome shotgun sequence:
CCTTTCAGAAATGGTTAGATTATGTTGCGATTTATCAGCGATTTGCATATTGAAACACCTTACatagcttatttttttatagcgcAATGTGAATGGTTCTAAAAGATTTTTGGTGCAATATCTAGATTCTGACAGGTCGCTATAAATATAATCTAACTCGAACATATTCTCCGAGTCACTTTTTCTGGCCTCGGACCTCAATCGAATGCTTGCTGAAAAGAAATTTAGCTACGATGAAGAGGTAATCGCCAAAGCAATATACCTTCTACTCTAATGTTATATGAAGTTGCCAGATTGCAGACAATCTCATTATTTTACCAATTTGGCAACCCCTTCCAACCATTGCGATGATAAAAGaaacattttgattttaattttatatttttaattggttgttttatttttttccacagATCTTTATAGCAATCGATcgattaacatattaaattaatggATAATAGAAAGAAAGTTTCacatacattaaaaattatgtaataaaaaatatttaaatatacgtaCAATAAAACATACTACAAATTAAACACTTTCGCAATATTGCTTTTGCGTCTCAATTCATTTCTCCCTAACACTTTGTGGGTATGCGTGTCTGTGTGAGTGTGAGTATTTGTCGAAATTATTTGATATCATGTGTGGAATCGATTGGTTCCGGCTTCTTCTTGTATCTCTTCGTGTATTTCTTTGTGTGTACATATTTTGTTCGGCTTTTACGTAACTTTAAAATTAACACAGCAACGACCTTGAGCGCCAAATACTTATGTGCGGCCCGTATAGATGTGTAAATGGTTGCCAATAATCACTTGACAGCTCGAAGGTCAGTCAAATAATAAAAGTCTTGCATAATTAGAGCAAACATATCGTTAAAAAGGCAGtgaaaacaaagaaagaaaacttaaaacgaaatcgaaaacaaaaatacaaaatagaaagtggcatttttttttaacttaatataatcttgattttattttttaatgtttagcTTAGTTATCTGCGTGCGGCCattaacagtaaaaatatttacaaatgataAGGAGGAAATTTATAGATAAGGTAAGAGTAGGgtaaagaaaattataacaCAGCAAATTCGATAGGCAAAaatatgaagaagaagaagagaagtgTAGAATAAGAAGAATAATCTTAAAAACATAAGCAGTGAGCTAGGGCACAAACCTTACGAAAAGTCAGACGACTTAAAAtgagttaaaacaaaaataaagttctgGTTGTGCAATTACAGGTGAGCGCGTTTGACTTAGAAGAAACCATCACCGGTTGGGTCATTCACCCATGGGTAGTTGTTCGGGCAGCGCACGCAGGTCTGCAAGTTGATGGTCTCGCCGGGAATTTCCTTGGAGGTCAATTTGCAGGTGTTGGGCACCCAGCAGGCTGGTTTGCCTTCGACCACACACTTCTCCCGCCATGGTTCGAAGTTCTTGGCCTCGCTGATGGTTCGTGGATTCTGCATCCACTGGATGACTTGTGTCATTGTGACGAAGTAGACATCATTGTGGTTGGCCAAGATCTCATCGATCCAGTAGAGGAAGGCGTCCAAGAATTCGGGATTGTTCTTCAGCCATGCCGCATGGAAGTAGAGACCCAATGGTGCACGATTTTGATCGTAATGCCGATCGAAATTGTGATTGAGGAAGTTGTAGAATTGATCACCGGTCAAAATGTTCGAGCACGAATCAACCATAGCGCAACCAGGTAAATATTCATCATTGGCCGGATCCTCACGACGATCTAATTCGTTCATGACCATTTCCCACACGGCATGCGAACGTGTTGGGCAGCTCTGCAGATTGCCGTGGCAACGGTGTGGCATGCGGAAATACATAGTGTATGGCCATAGTGGTGGGTTCGACAAGGGTGCAGTGATTGTGGAGTCGTAGAGGAAAGCTTGTTCTTCCATCATGGTGAATTGATTGTTGCCACCGACACGCAAGTAGGGGGCGCGTACACCTACCACTGAGTTATCGGTGATGTTGGCGTATTTCTCGATGATGATACGCATGCCAGCCATTTCCTTGGCCCAATCGTCGACGGTGGCGTTCGACCAGAAACGCTCCTCATCGTTGTGACTGTGTACAAGAAGAGAGTGGGAAGAAAGGAAATGAGGGAAGCACATTTTATTAGACATGCTTTTTAAATATGgcgattttaatatttgaatattaataataatgaatttgcTTTAAATTGTAAAAGCGTGGTCTCCTATTTAAAGTCTCCACTTACGTAATAGAGTGCACAGCAATTTCGTGTCCCTTACGCGCTGTTTCCTGCACCGCTGAGTAGTTGGTGTACTTGTGTGAAATGAAGTAGGTGGCCTTAATGTCACAACCGTTAGGGTTCTTGCGTCCCTTGAAGATTTCCTTGTACAAAtcaatattgttgttattgatgGCATCATCGAAGGTAATGGTGATCATCATAGGTACATCCTTGGCTGGCAAATCGCCGGGAATCGAAGTGCCATCCTCAGAGCAGAAACAATCGGGCAACACACAAACAGTGGGGTCGCAGGGTGGAGCGCGATTGGGATCATTGTCGATATCTGCAAGGCAATTAAGTTAGGGgataagaaaattaatacatGTGCTTAATCAAGAGGTTTACGGAAAAAAGTTTAGGAAAAGAAAAAGAGTATGTTTAACAGTATGCaaacattgaaaattttataaaattaattcaaaattattatgaattttttcttcACTAGTATCCGATGCTTATAACGCCTAAAAACAACCTAATAGCTTTGTGCCCTTTCATATCGTCTACTCAATTTATGACATGTGTTTTGATGAAGAACTTGTGCTTTACAGTTACACAAATTGACCTCGATCGGGATCCGAAATTGGGTTTAGAAGAAATGAAAGCACAAGGTACTAAAAGCTTTCCATGGGACAGTTCATTGAAAGTAACAATGAAGCTTCACAtgaaatatttcgaagagcAGTTGAAGTGGGAAACTGAGAAAGGTTAAAATACTTAGAGATGGGGCGTTGTATACCCCATACCTTAAGTACTTGATAGAAACGGTATTCCTGctctgtattttttaattaccacTTGACATTAACAAAATCATTagtgtataaatatttctatatttcttaCTGTTAACGGTTTATTATAACGGtaatgaatacatttgaatatttttcttgtttaaatacCATTATtgctattttgaaatttccggTGGTGATTCATCGATCGTTTGTTGGCTGCGCTAATTGCTTTGGCCACCGCTAATGCATTCACCTATAACACCAAAGAGTCGGCGCGGCGACCGAATGCAAGAGTTCAACGTCCAACTAATCATTTTGCAGCCGTTTTTCCTAATgcaattgaatttattatttattattgttttgttggtgtacattatttgtgtaatattAACAGTTGAAGAAATAGCGGTATCATTATAGTAGACTTGTGTCAATGAACTTAACGGTTTGAAAATGGAAATTCGTTAACGCATATTAGTTATTCAAACAGCGCCACTAACATAATTTATACACACAGCATGAAaacgaaatatacatacatatacataattaaaaatttatttcgtatgcgaacacacgcatacatatacagaaaagtgttaaaaacaattaaaaatagtaccgttattgtttttattgcgcCAATGGATTGTAGGCAGCCATTATGCGCTCGGCGTGCTGACGCCGCTGCGATCAGTGGCTAAGTGCGGGTGTGGCCCAGGCTTAAGCGTAGCTTTTGGCTTGTGAATTACTGACAAATGTTGGCGACTATGTTGGTGGATCATCAATTATGGTCGGCGCGTCGTCAAATATGTGCACGCATGCAAATCACTGAATAtctatatgtgtgtattatgGATGTGTATACATGGGGATGTATGCGTTGTCATGCATGAGTATGACAATTTAAGCGTGTGTGCAACACATTTCTCAATTAAAGAAAGGCCTGTGCGTCGAATAGTTGTAGGCAAGTGCGGTTAAAGCGCTGGGTGACACACTATCCTCATATAaaagtacgtacatacatacatactcacgcGTTGGCAGTGGTAGCGAGCGGTACGTGTGTGGAAATTTGAACATCAAACACTTGGAAAAGCGGCAGTTAGGCAAATGTAGAAAATCGCTGAACCGctcaatatttacatacatacataaatatgtacagacATATACACTTGGCGCATAGCAAGCGTTTTGTGAAATTTCAGCATGAAAGCCTCGTCTAAGGCCGGCATACGCCTTCAGTCCACGCAGTCTTCACCTTGTGCATTGCTGATGTgtgtttttcaattgttgtgcatttttaaatatttgacggACGGACTTTAATGGCAACTTTTACTTTGCAAATCGCATTCGTTTGCTAAGTTTTATTTGCTCGCGCGGCATTTTCGCATGACAAATTGTGTGCGGTATTATCGCTAAACAATAAACTGCggagagtttaaaaaaaatatttgtataaagagTCTTTCACTGAAATGAAAGCTGCGTTATCGAAGTGTTGCAAAAATAGCTGTTTACATCTGACTGAAGTGAAATATATTGTCACAGTTGAATTTTGATGAATGGGTGGCCACTCGTCAGGCGTTAGGGCTTATGCATGACTAAACTATAAACAAAGGTGTGCGAATTCATGATAAAATGTTGAATGCAGTTACTCGCAAGAACACTAGTGgctaaatataatttacaacaTAGTTTTTCCCAAAGGCTTCATGGACATAGTCATAGCTTTTAGCCGGAAAAACGTAACTACTGGAATTTTGGATATAATAACGTAAAGATTTTCCACTACGTACTCTCCGTATGCTAAAATTTAAGGCGTGGGAACGTAAATGTAATCAACTAATGTAATGTATAGCCTGTATTGCTAGAAAATAGGTATATCTATTATAATTATATGTTAAGGAGGtagaataaacaattttagacTGATATGGTAAATAATCTTCGAGTTATAGCTGTATTAAAAGCTGGTGTACGTTCAACAATGAGATTTGCATAAATGCTAAAAGCATTGACCTTTAAATATCGAAGGACGCCTTTGACTAGTTTGAGGCAGGATGTTCTTGAGATAAGGAAACACATTTCCTACAGTGAATGTGTGAATATCTGATTGAGGCCGACATGAAACAAAGTGCTTAAAGATAGAACTTTTACAgcttgatatacatatacaagtgtTTACCTATataacaattattatttatataatataatataatataatataatatatgtatattatattttcaaagctctagatttatttctataagtcaaaatatcaaaaaatctcttgctatattaatttatatacatacatatactatgtactaGTGTATAATTACTTAATGTAGGTATGATAATTCAGGAGGATTGGCAGCGCTTGAAATAATTTCTAtgcaacttaatttttttaattaatagcgTGTATGAATGGTGCATGAGGTTGCAAGaaattttcaatagtttttgcATGAAATATTCGCTCCAAGCCTTTCACTGGACCACACTGTTATTAAATAACTGCAGGTACGGCTCTTCcttattttgcttaatttttacgattggtttttcaatttttcaatacaatttcgACTGTACCTCTCTTTTTCTCCTGTGCGTATTTGTTATATAAGCGAATGTATTATTTGCTCACTTCCGAAGGGTACTAAAGACTGTTTATAACCATTTATGTTGATTTCTggcaatttttcgttttttgtgtattttttttgtacatttgtaCGCTTATCTCTTGAAAAAAAGAAGTCATTAAGTAAGGTtcctttgttttttaatttcttttttatgttttgtttcgATTTAGCTTTTATTTGTGCTGAAACATGCCGAAAGCTGAAATTACTTACATTTCGGTTATGTCATCGAACCGGTTCCTGCAGGTTACCGCAGCTGTAGGCGATTGTGTTGCTATTTGTTTACCAcatataactttatatttttggaatgtaattatattttagtCAGATTGTGTGagggaatatatatatatacatattaagcaaatacatatgtactgtatCCCTATGAATTTCAGCGTCTTGTTGCTTCTGCTTCGTATATGCAAATGTGTAAGTGTTAGTTGACTCTTGTTTTCGAAGATATGATTAATGGTATGAATTGTGTACAAAACTGTACAATATTCACTCAATGCAACTGACCTTTGTTTAAATGAATTACGTAAATGGgatacataatttttgaaaggcGGATACTTCTcaggtatttttatatttttatggataTAGTTGGTTATAGGTAGGGAGATTGCCTGCCTGAGTTTGAAACTTTAATAACTTTGTCAGTATTcgaattttatttgcaaaataaaattactaaatttattcAGTGCGGGCTTTTTCGAAACAACGGAAAAGAACGAGAATTATGGCACTCGTGGGAACGCTTTATACGGCTGAACCTCAGTATGGTCAGAGAAAAGAGCTCAGCAAGTGAAATTGGTCCAAAGTAAAGTTGAAAtgtaaaacttaataaatactGATGTATTGTCTACAAAACTGAATGATTTAAAAGAGGACAATTACACTTTTCAAAGCCGGCACGGCATGGCGTATAAGTAACCAAAAATTCCATTTCGTTTGCTGTTTTAGTTCAAAAACTATTGGCTTATAGGTGAATAACCAcaaactacaaatatttttaaacatcaaTACTTTTGAGATACTAACACAAAGTTGCTAAAAACTATGCCAAAAGAATAATTCATCAGAAATATTTACTTCTACAACATCTTACTCTCACTAAACATTTCTATAACTTtgtatttgtttcaattttatattatttctttattatcgGAGTGTTTTTTCTTCATATGTCCATGGTAGAATCATTAAGATCATACCCCGATCATAAGATCGTGAATAATCAGTACTTCTGCACCTAATTCGCGGTTCTCACATTTTCTGCTCGTCAACTTGCCACTTATTTCAGTTTGCTcaattttttatggtttttgcttccttttttattgttttttgataATTACCAAAAGTTTTTCGCAGTCAATTTGTTACAGCGCGTCTAATTTTCCACGGTTCGCTATATGCTCGAATGTTGCAAATTCAACCGCATTCAAATTATACTTTCATCAGCTAGTTAAAAGGTTTTTCTgctgattttattatattttggtttTGCCACACTTTTAATACGTTGCAGTTTTTTTTCGAGGCACGTTTGCGGTAAATTTGTGTGCCGGCACCAAATATTGATTATTATCGTCTGTCTGCCGAAACTGTGTATAATCAACAACAGGTTAACTCAGCCGAGCAAAGTGCAACGGTATTGAGGTTGCAAGTTGAGTTcgtgtttatttttaaacacaacAACATAATATTGTGTCGAAATATCCAGCAGTaggagaagaagaagcagcagttATATACCAAAACTTATgggaagaaagaaaaaagtcgTCGAATTTTTGCTGCAATCTTGAAACCggtatttataatattttgaatatacttgagtaaaaatgttGTATGTTTttgctgtcgttgttgttatGGCTGTGGCAATAAGCAAATACTGTTCAAGCTGAGCGCATGCGCGGCTGAAATTGGTAGCGCACCGACAAAACGGttttaaaaagaaacaacaagcgATATTtaacttaacaacaacaacaattctaTGTTTAAAACTGTGTAAGTTTTCTTTTATAGGCAACTCAAAAACTTTAATCTGTTAAGCTCTACAACGGCTTAAGACACACCAAATTCAGCTATTCGCATTTTACAGATATGAAGATAAATGAgaacatgtatatatatacatatatatatatatataaatatataaagatatttatatatatatatatatacatatgcatatgtatatccgTAAATATGTTCGGCCAATTTTAAGCtttcaattttgatttacaATAAAATCCGCAAGCCCCGCTCGTAATTCGGGAAGAGTGCGCGGGCGGGAACCCAATTATCCATAAACACCAGCCAatgcattatatatgtatgtatattatatttcaagTTATACCGAGGTACAGATTCGCATTGAGTAATTCCGGTTTCTAATTTGAAACTATTTCTGATTTTCCGATTAAAATATGCGCATATAACAACAACTGCTGCCGATTTGTCACTTTTTGGTggcttttgacatttttaggtGAGCCACCAATATCGAAAATTAAACACGCGAAGCTATAAAGTGGTTGAGAACACGATTTTATGGTAACCCagggataatttttttataatttacaacgatattttgttatataatctAATTACTGAAGATTATATCAAATTTGAGTAGTACTTACCGCAAGTGTTCTCATCGGAACCGTCTGAGCAATCTTTCTCGCCGTTACAGAAGAGACCGCGCTCAATGCAGTTGCCATCACCACAAGCCAAGAAACCATCCTGACAGAGTGGCTCGTCTGTGTGTAGCAGAGGTTTGACACGTCTCTCCTTGTTCTTCGATTTACAATTCTTTACGGATTCTTTCCAATCACAAGTCTGCTTCTCAATGTCGAAGTACAGACCAGCCGGACAACGGATGGCTTGCAGACCCTGTGTGcataaaagagagagagagaaaaagggAGAAATTATAAGAgatttataagaaaaacattttatgcTTATTTAAGTAATAAATAGGTATCTTAAGGGAAATGAAAAGTTAAAAGATTAACTGAGCTTCCAACTATTTCTAAGTACTATGTATTTATAGTAGATACCACCTTGTTGATCAGAACCCAGAGAGAAATGATGAATAAAACAGAGAGCTTTTTTCTTACATTTGCTCTTTTTGtcatgatttgtttttatttgaaaccaGGTAGTATTGAAATTACTTGAAATTAGCTGCGGTTtctcaaaaatacaaaagttcaACAAATACAGCATTTGTGAGAAGCAAAGCTCCTCTCTAGAACTTAGAAGACCATAAATGACTTTCAAAGGTTAAGAGTGTCAATTACCGTAAAGAAGTTTTGTTGAAAAGATTGaactaaagaaaattttcaagtattcgGTGGGAATTACTTCgaaggcaataaaataaatattgattaataattaaatattttcgttttatttacaatttttgtggacttttttgtcacaatgtatgtagGATTATGAACACGATTGACGAAGTTAGGAAGAAAGTAAaccatagaaatttttattatttgtatttattgtattttattatttattgcattaatGGATTTGTTCTCAACTTCATCTCAACATTGTTATATATCGAATGTTGAATAACATGTAAAGAAATAGACTTTTGAGAGCTAGAGAATAATAAAATTCTAGAAAATTCTTCGACGAAAGCTTATTGATGCTCTGTGTCAGCTTAATAGCTATATAAATTTCTCAAATATCGGTTGACtatttcttcgatatttttggTTGATTGAAAATAATGAGTTTTCTTGTGTTCAAATAATCAAAGAATTCTACACAAAATAGATTGTGAGAAACTACTATCATTTTTCACTGACGCAGATATGCTCACATCTTTCCAAGATTTGTGGacaattaaatttcatatattctaTTTTCTGTCTTCGTCTT
This window harbors:
- the LOC126762314 gene encoding chitin deacetylase 1, which gives rise to MAKLFVVFAILAVAAATASADRVRRQAATEEPKKEESFEKELCKDKDAGEWFRLVAGEGDNCRDVIQCTSSGLQAIRCPAGLYFDIEKQTCDWKESVKNCKSKNKERRVKPLLHTDEPLCQDGFLACGDGNCIERGLFCNGEKDCSDGSDENTCDIDNDPNRAPPCDPTVCVLPDCFCSEDGTSIPGDLPAKDVPMMITITFDDAINNNNIDLYKEIFKGRKNPNGCDIKATYFISHKYTNYSAVQETARKGHEIAVHSITHNDEERFWSNATVDDWAKEMAGMRIIIEKYANITDNSVVGVRAPYLRVGGNNQFTMMEEQAFLYDSTITAPLSNPPLWPYTMYFRMPHRCHGNLQSCPTRSHAVWEMVMNELDRREDPANDEYLPGCAMVDSCSNILTGDQFYNFLNHNFDRHYDQNRAPLGLYFHAAWLKNNPEFLDAFLYWIDEILANHNDVYFVTMTQVIQWMQNPRTISEAKNFEPWREKCVVEGKPACWVPNTCKLTSKEIPGETINLQTCVRCPNNYPWVNDPTGDGFF